Proteins encoded together in one Microplitis mediator isolate UGA2020A chromosome 7, iyMicMedi2.1, whole genome shotgun sequence window:
- the LOC130672138 gene encoding TNF receptor-associated factor 4 isoform X1, with protein sequence MVRGLSQWTKTLSFPARVSPQKPSKESKFHVSPSISPILPPSPINDNMDKTPIITDETFQDMETEKTIMGSIVYCIHHKDGCKWSDELRKLKAHLNTCKHDAIPCNNQCGAMIPRVLMEDHLKYTCAQRRARCESCAKEFTGLALEKHIGSCGYEPLYCENKCGMKIQRRHLGQHKLGECAKRLVACRYCSKEFVFDTLGSHHAKCGRFPIACPHRCETAVLPREELEIHLKNHCTTHLLPCNFKDAGCRFKGNRSALDKHLEESTKMHLSFMCGVVTKQQHQITILKSAMAKLSLNYTGTLIWKISDYTQKMSEAKAKEGMELISPPFYTSQYGYKLQASIFLNGNGTGERSHISIYIKILPGEYDALLRWPFAHSVSFTMFDQTAQADKACNIVESFIPDPTWKNFQRPSREPDSLGFGFPRFVSHEMIKKRHFIKDDTMFIRVKVDPSKIVAV encoded by the exons ATGGTACGAGGTCTTTCACAATGGACTAAAACTTTGAGCTTTCCAGCTAGAGTATCACCTCAAAAACCTAGCAAAGAATCAAAGTTTCATGTAAGCCCTAGTATAAGCCCCATATTACCACCGAGTCCTATCAACGATAATATGGATAAAACACCAATCATCACTGACGAG acttttCAAGACATGGAAACCGAGAAAACAATTATGGGATCTATTGTTTACTGTATTCATCACAAAGATGGCTGTAAATGGTCTGATGAACTTAGGAAATTAAAG GCTCATCTCAATACATGTAAGCACGATGCAATACCTTGCAACAATCAATGCGGTGCAATGATTCCTCGTGTATTAATGGAAGATCACCTCAAGTATACGTGTGCACAGCGCCGTGCAAGATGCGAATCTTGTGCTAAAGAGTTCACTGGGCTTGCTTTAGAAAAGCATATCGGCAGTTGTGGTTATGAACCTCTGTATTGTGAGAATAAATGTGgtatgaaaattcaaagaaGACACCTCGGTCAACATAAGCTAGGAGAGTGTGCAAAAAGACTTGTAGCTTGTAGGTATTGCAGCAAAGAATTTGTATTTGATACACTTGGTAGTCATCATGCAAAATGCGGCCGTTTTCCTATTGCTTGCCCACATCGCTGTGAGACTGCTGTGTTACCCCGAGAAGAACTGGAAATTCATCTCAAAAATCATTGCACTACACATCTTCTTCCGTGTAATTTTAAAGATGCTGGATGTCGTTTTAAG GGAAATCGTTCAGCGCTTGATAAACATTTAGAGGAATCCACCAAGATGCATTTGAGTTTTATGTGTGGTGTTGTCACAAAACAACAGCATCAAATAACAATTTTGAAATCTGCTATGGCTAAGCTTTCTCTCAATTATACCGGTACACTTATTTGGAAAATAAGTGATtatacacaaaaaatgtcagaagCAAAAGCTAAAGAGGGAATGGAACTCATAAGTCCTCCTTTTTACACTAGTCAGTATGGGTACAAACTTCAG GCATCGATTTTCTTAAATGGAAACGGAACAGGGGAAAGAAGTCACATTtcaatctatataaaaattttgccagGTGAATACGATGCTTTACTTCGCTGGCCGTTTGCTCACAGTGTTTCATTTACTATGTTTGATCAAACTGCTCAAGCAGACAAAGCTTGTAACATTGTGGAAAGTTTTATTCCTGATCCTACATGGAAAAACTTTCAAAGACCCAGTCGGGAACCAGATTCCTTAGGCTTTGGTTTTCCAAGATTTGTGTCAcatgaaatgataaaaaagcgTCACTTTATCAAAGATGATACAATGTTTATAAGAGTTAAAGTCGATCCTAGTAAAATTGTTGCAGTCTAG
- the LOC130672138 gene encoding TNF receptor-associated factor 4 isoform X4 — translation MTFQDMETEKTIMGSIVYCIHHKDGCKWSDELRKLKAHLNTCKHDAIPCNNQCGAMIPRVLMEDHLKYTCAQRRARCESCAKEFTGLALEKHIGSCGYEPLYCENKCGMKIQRRHLGQHKLGECAKRLVACRYCSKEFVFDTLGSHHAKCGRFPIACPHRCETAVLPREELEIHLKNHCTTHLLPCNFKDAGCRFKGNRSALDKHLEESTKMHLSFMCGVVTKQQHQITILKSAMAKLSLNYTGTLIWKISDYTQKMSEAKAKEGMELISPPFYTSQYGYKLQASIFLNGNGTGERSHISIYIKILPGEYDALLRWPFAHSVSFTMFDQTAQADKACNIVESFIPDPTWKNFQRPSREPDSLGFGFPRFVSHEMIKKRHFIKDDTMFIRVKVDPSKIVAV, via the exons acttttCAAGACATGGAAACCGAGAAAACAATTATGGGATCTATTGTTTACTGTATTCATCACAAAGATGGCTGTAAATGGTCTGATGAACTTAGGAAATTAAAG GCTCATCTCAATACATGTAAGCACGATGCAATACCTTGCAACAATCAATGCGGTGCAATGATTCCTCGTGTATTAATGGAAGATCACCTCAAGTATACGTGTGCACAGCGCCGTGCAAGATGCGAATCTTGTGCTAAAGAGTTCACTGGGCTTGCTTTAGAAAAGCATATCGGCAGTTGTGGTTATGAACCTCTGTATTGTGAGAATAAATGTGgtatgaaaattcaaagaaGACACCTCGGTCAACATAAGCTAGGAGAGTGTGCAAAAAGACTTGTAGCTTGTAGGTATTGCAGCAAAGAATTTGTATTTGATACACTTGGTAGTCATCATGCAAAATGCGGCCGTTTTCCTATTGCTTGCCCACATCGCTGTGAGACTGCTGTGTTACCCCGAGAAGAACTGGAAATTCATCTCAAAAATCATTGCACTACACATCTTCTTCCGTGTAATTTTAAAGATGCTGGATGTCGTTTTAAG GGAAATCGTTCAGCGCTTGATAAACATTTAGAGGAATCCACCAAGATGCATTTGAGTTTTATGTGTGGTGTTGTCACAAAACAACAGCATCAAATAACAATTTTGAAATCTGCTATGGCTAAGCTTTCTCTCAATTATACCGGTACACTTATTTGGAAAATAAGTGATtatacacaaaaaatgtcagaagCAAAAGCTAAAGAGGGAATGGAACTCATAAGTCCTCCTTTTTACACTAGTCAGTATGGGTACAAACTTCAG GCATCGATTTTCTTAAATGGAAACGGAACAGGGGAAAGAAGTCACATTtcaatctatataaaaattttgccagGTGAATACGATGCTTTACTTCGCTGGCCGTTTGCTCACAGTGTTTCATTTACTATGTTTGATCAAACTGCTCAAGCAGACAAAGCTTGTAACATTGTGGAAAGTTTTATTCCTGATCCTACATGGAAAAACTTTCAAAGACCCAGTCGGGAACCAGATTCCTTAGGCTTTGGTTTTCCAAGATTTGTGTCAcatgaaatgataaaaaagcgTCACTTTATCAAAGATGATACAATGTTTATAAGAGTTAAAGTCGATCCTAGTAAAATTGTTGCAGTCTAG
- the LOC130672138 gene encoding TNF receptor-associated factor 4 isoform X2, translated as MSDIQLPKDTELYHGFIDSDFTFQDMETEKTIMGSIVYCIHHKDGCKWSDELRKLKAHLNTCKHDAIPCNNQCGAMIPRVLMEDHLKYTCAQRRARCESCAKEFTGLALEKHIGSCGYEPLYCENKCGMKIQRRHLGQHKLGECAKRLVACRYCSKEFVFDTLGSHHAKCGRFPIACPHRCETAVLPREELEIHLKNHCTTHLLPCNFKDAGCRFKGNRSALDKHLEESTKMHLSFMCGVVTKQQHQITILKSAMAKLSLNYTGTLIWKISDYTQKMSEAKAKEGMELISPPFYTSQYGYKLQASIFLNGNGTGERSHISIYIKILPGEYDALLRWPFAHSVSFTMFDQTAQADKACNIVESFIPDPTWKNFQRPSREPDSLGFGFPRFVSHEMIKKRHFIKDDTMFIRVKVDPSKIVAV; from the exons acttttCAAGACATGGAAACCGAGAAAACAATTATGGGATCTATTGTTTACTGTATTCATCACAAAGATGGCTGTAAATGGTCTGATGAACTTAGGAAATTAAAG GCTCATCTCAATACATGTAAGCACGATGCAATACCTTGCAACAATCAATGCGGTGCAATGATTCCTCGTGTATTAATGGAAGATCACCTCAAGTATACGTGTGCACAGCGCCGTGCAAGATGCGAATCTTGTGCTAAAGAGTTCACTGGGCTTGCTTTAGAAAAGCATATCGGCAGTTGTGGTTATGAACCTCTGTATTGTGAGAATAAATGTGgtatgaaaattcaaagaaGACACCTCGGTCAACATAAGCTAGGAGAGTGTGCAAAAAGACTTGTAGCTTGTAGGTATTGCAGCAAAGAATTTGTATTTGATACACTTGGTAGTCATCATGCAAAATGCGGCCGTTTTCCTATTGCTTGCCCACATCGCTGTGAGACTGCTGTGTTACCCCGAGAAGAACTGGAAATTCATCTCAAAAATCATTGCACTACACATCTTCTTCCGTGTAATTTTAAAGATGCTGGATGTCGTTTTAAG GGAAATCGTTCAGCGCTTGATAAACATTTAGAGGAATCCACCAAGATGCATTTGAGTTTTATGTGTGGTGTTGTCACAAAACAACAGCATCAAATAACAATTTTGAAATCTGCTATGGCTAAGCTTTCTCTCAATTATACCGGTACACTTATTTGGAAAATAAGTGATtatacacaaaaaatgtcagaagCAAAAGCTAAAGAGGGAATGGAACTCATAAGTCCTCCTTTTTACACTAGTCAGTATGGGTACAAACTTCAG GCATCGATTTTCTTAAATGGAAACGGAACAGGGGAAAGAAGTCACATTtcaatctatataaaaattttgccagGTGAATACGATGCTTTACTTCGCTGGCCGTTTGCTCACAGTGTTTCATTTACTATGTTTGATCAAACTGCTCAAGCAGACAAAGCTTGTAACATTGTGGAAAGTTTTATTCCTGATCCTACATGGAAAAACTTTCAAAGACCCAGTCGGGAACCAGATTCCTTAGGCTTTGGTTTTCCAAGATTTGTGTCAcatgaaatgataaaaaagcgTCACTTTATCAAAGATGATACAATGTTTATAAGAGTTAAAGTCGATCCTAGTAAAATTGTTGCAGTCTAG
- the LOC130672138 gene encoding TNF receptor-associated factor 4 isoform X3 yields MPKFTPTFQDMETEKTIMGSIVYCIHHKDGCKWSDELRKLKAHLNTCKHDAIPCNNQCGAMIPRVLMEDHLKYTCAQRRARCESCAKEFTGLALEKHIGSCGYEPLYCENKCGMKIQRRHLGQHKLGECAKRLVACRYCSKEFVFDTLGSHHAKCGRFPIACPHRCETAVLPREELEIHLKNHCTTHLLPCNFKDAGCRFKGNRSALDKHLEESTKMHLSFMCGVVTKQQHQITILKSAMAKLSLNYTGTLIWKISDYTQKMSEAKAKEGMELISPPFYTSQYGYKLQASIFLNGNGTGERSHISIYIKILPGEYDALLRWPFAHSVSFTMFDQTAQADKACNIVESFIPDPTWKNFQRPSREPDSLGFGFPRFVSHEMIKKRHFIKDDTMFIRVKVDPSKIVAV; encoded by the exons acttttCAAGACATGGAAACCGAGAAAACAATTATGGGATCTATTGTTTACTGTATTCATCACAAAGATGGCTGTAAATGGTCTGATGAACTTAGGAAATTAAAG GCTCATCTCAATACATGTAAGCACGATGCAATACCTTGCAACAATCAATGCGGTGCAATGATTCCTCGTGTATTAATGGAAGATCACCTCAAGTATACGTGTGCACAGCGCCGTGCAAGATGCGAATCTTGTGCTAAAGAGTTCACTGGGCTTGCTTTAGAAAAGCATATCGGCAGTTGTGGTTATGAACCTCTGTATTGTGAGAATAAATGTGgtatgaaaattcaaagaaGACACCTCGGTCAACATAAGCTAGGAGAGTGTGCAAAAAGACTTGTAGCTTGTAGGTATTGCAGCAAAGAATTTGTATTTGATACACTTGGTAGTCATCATGCAAAATGCGGCCGTTTTCCTATTGCTTGCCCACATCGCTGTGAGACTGCTGTGTTACCCCGAGAAGAACTGGAAATTCATCTCAAAAATCATTGCACTACACATCTTCTTCCGTGTAATTTTAAAGATGCTGGATGTCGTTTTAAG GGAAATCGTTCAGCGCTTGATAAACATTTAGAGGAATCCACCAAGATGCATTTGAGTTTTATGTGTGGTGTTGTCACAAAACAACAGCATCAAATAACAATTTTGAAATCTGCTATGGCTAAGCTTTCTCTCAATTATACCGGTACACTTATTTGGAAAATAAGTGATtatacacaaaaaatgtcagaagCAAAAGCTAAAGAGGGAATGGAACTCATAAGTCCTCCTTTTTACACTAGTCAGTATGGGTACAAACTTCAG GCATCGATTTTCTTAAATGGAAACGGAACAGGGGAAAGAAGTCACATTtcaatctatataaaaattttgccagGTGAATACGATGCTTTACTTCGCTGGCCGTTTGCTCACAGTGTTTCATTTACTATGTTTGATCAAACTGCTCAAGCAGACAAAGCTTGTAACATTGTGGAAAGTTTTATTCCTGATCCTACATGGAAAAACTTTCAAAGACCCAGTCGGGAACCAGATTCCTTAGGCTTTGGTTTTCCAAGATTTGTGTCAcatgaaatgataaaaaagcgTCACTTTATCAAAGATGATACAATGTTTATAAGAGTTAAAGTCGATCCTAGTAAAATTGTTGCAGTCTAG
- the LOC130672138 gene encoding TNF receptor-associated factor 4 isoform X5, which yields METEKTIMGSIVYCIHHKDGCKWSDELRKLKAHLNTCKHDAIPCNNQCGAMIPRVLMEDHLKYTCAQRRARCESCAKEFTGLALEKHIGSCGYEPLYCENKCGMKIQRRHLGQHKLGECAKRLVACRYCSKEFVFDTLGSHHAKCGRFPIACPHRCETAVLPREELEIHLKNHCTTHLLPCNFKDAGCRFKGNRSALDKHLEESTKMHLSFMCGVVTKQQHQITILKSAMAKLSLNYTGTLIWKISDYTQKMSEAKAKEGMELISPPFYTSQYGYKLQASIFLNGNGTGERSHISIYIKILPGEYDALLRWPFAHSVSFTMFDQTAQADKACNIVESFIPDPTWKNFQRPSREPDSLGFGFPRFVSHEMIKKRHFIKDDTMFIRVKVDPSKIVAV from the exons ATGGAAACCGAGAAAACAATTATGGGATCTATTGTTTACTGTATTCATCACAAAGATGGCTGTAAATGGTCTGATGAACTTAGGAAATTAAAG GCTCATCTCAATACATGTAAGCACGATGCAATACCTTGCAACAATCAATGCGGTGCAATGATTCCTCGTGTATTAATGGAAGATCACCTCAAGTATACGTGTGCACAGCGCCGTGCAAGATGCGAATCTTGTGCTAAAGAGTTCACTGGGCTTGCTTTAGAAAAGCATATCGGCAGTTGTGGTTATGAACCTCTGTATTGTGAGAATAAATGTGgtatgaaaattcaaagaaGACACCTCGGTCAACATAAGCTAGGAGAGTGTGCAAAAAGACTTGTAGCTTGTAGGTATTGCAGCAAAGAATTTGTATTTGATACACTTGGTAGTCATCATGCAAAATGCGGCCGTTTTCCTATTGCTTGCCCACATCGCTGTGAGACTGCTGTGTTACCCCGAGAAGAACTGGAAATTCATCTCAAAAATCATTGCACTACACATCTTCTTCCGTGTAATTTTAAAGATGCTGGATGTCGTTTTAAG GGAAATCGTTCAGCGCTTGATAAACATTTAGAGGAATCCACCAAGATGCATTTGAGTTTTATGTGTGGTGTTGTCACAAAACAACAGCATCAAATAACAATTTTGAAATCTGCTATGGCTAAGCTTTCTCTCAATTATACCGGTACACTTATTTGGAAAATAAGTGATtatacacaaaaaatgtcagaagCAAAAGCTAAAGAGGGAATGGAACTCATAAGTCCTCCTTTTTACACTAGTCAGTATGGGTACAAACTTCAG GCATCGATTTTCTTAAATGGAAACGGAACAGGGGAAAGAAGTCACATTtcaatctatataaaaattttgccagGTGAATACGATGCTTTACTTCGCTGGCCGTTTGCTCACAGTGTTTCATTTACTATGTTTGATCAAACTGCTCAAGCAGACAAAGCTTGTAACATTGTGGAAAGTTTTATTCCTGATCCTACATGGAAAAACTTTCAAAGACCCAGTCGGGAACCAGATTCCTTAGGCTTTGGTTTTCCAAGATTTGTGTCAcatgaaatgataaaaaagcgTCACTTTATCAAAGATGATACAATGTTTATAAGAGTTAAAGTCGATCCTAGTAAAATTGTTGCAGTCTAG